The following proteins are co-located in the Candidatus Goldiibacteriota bacterium genome:
- a CDS encoding ABC transporter permease, which produces MKGQGRLDIKRVIPVMRKEFLQIKRDPRSLGIALLAPVVLLILYGYAVTFDIKNINISVVDYDNTAYSRQYVSKIEASGYFTLYEPARNDMKKSVEALRINKVRAILSVPKGFSSDLKNNKKTSVQLICDGSEPNTSTVAIGYVSAVTMMYSRGIILEKVKMRGVNPKNIPAVMAEPRVWYNPQMKSVNFIVPGLIAILMMLIAGTLTSLTVVREKERGTFEQLISTPVKPLELMAGKLFPYVIIGFVDVIIVAVVGMLWFKVPFRGDIIAFLLMSVMFIFTAMGMGMLISSVAPNQTVAVIGTVMATMLPSILLSGFVFPVASMPKIIQVISYVVPAKYFLTALRSLFLKPGVGFNVLYPEALLLLVFGLFFVAASAKRFRKYM; this is translated from the coding sequence GTGAAAGGGCAGGGCAGGCTGGATATAAAAAGGGTAATTCCCGTTATGCGCAAGGAATTTCTGCAGATAAAACGCGACCCGCGTTCGCTTGGAATTGCGCTTTTAGCCCCTGTAGTGCTGCTTATTCTTTATGGGTACGCGGTTACTTTTGACATAAAGAACATAAATATATCCGTGGTTGATTATGACAACACCGCTTACAGCAGGCAGTATGTGTCAAAAATTGAAGCATCGGGATATTTTACCCTGTATGAACCCGCGCGTAATGATATGAAAAAAAGCGTGGAGGCTTTAAGGATAAATAAAGTAAGGGCTATATTGTCTGTGCCAAAAGGTTTTTCTTCGGATTTAAAAAATAATAAAAAAACATCTGTACAGCTTATCTGTGACGGGTCAGAACCAAATACTTCCACTGTGGCTATAGGTTATGTCTCTGCCGTCACAATGATGTATTCGCGCGGCATAATACTTGAAAAAGTGAAGATGCGGGGAGTAAACCCAAAAAATATCCCTGCTGTTATGGCAGAACCAAGAGTCTGGTATAACCCGCAGATGAAGAGCGTAAATTTTATCGTGCCGGGCTTAATTGCAATACTTATGATGTTAATAGCCGGTACTCTTACTTCGCTGACCGTTGTCAGGGAAAAAGAACGCGGCACATTTGAACAGCTGATATCCACTCCCGTAAAACCGCTTGAACTTATGGCAGGAAAACTTTTTCCATACGTGATAATAGGTTTTGTGGATGTGATAATAGTCGCGGTTGTGGGGATGCTGTGGTTTAAAGTGCCGTTCAGGGGAGATATTATCGCGTTTTTATTAATGTCCGTAATGTTTATTTTTACCGCTATGGGAATGGGAATGCTTATTTCCAGCGTGGCGCCTAATCAGACGGTGGCTGTTATAGGAACGGTAATGGCCACCATGCTGCCTTCCATACTGCTGTCGGGATTTGTTTTTCCGGTGGCTTCAATGCCGAAAATAATACAGGTAATAAGTTATGTTGTGCCTGCCAAATATTTTTTAACCGCTTTAAGGTCGCTGTTTTTAAAACCCGGGGTGGGGTTTAATGTCCTGTATCCGGAAGCTCTGCTGCTGCTTGTTTTTGGATTGTTTTTTGTCGCGGCATCCGCGAAAAGATTCAGAAAATATATGTGA
- a CDS encoding ABC transporter ATP-binding protein, with the protein MNFAVKAENLTKIFGSFTAVDNISFEVKKGEVYGFLGANGAGKTTTIRILCGLLEPTKGDAIVAGYSVKKDTEEIKKRLGYMSQKFALYTNLTAEENIEFYGGIYGMKENDIKIRSKEVMHQLGLDEMAGRLVSGIAGGIRQRIALACAVAHRPEIVFLDEPTAGVDPILRRKFWEIIDNISKQGTTVFVTTHYMDEVENCTRISLMDGGKIIAEGNVQELKNHAFKSPVYEMETEDVGKAYKLLAGDTEIGEVSMHGAMLHVISGISMETVQNKISGLLNRAGIVHGRLNVSQPTMEDVFVKLVRK; encoded by the coding sequence TTGAATTTTGCGGTGAAAGCGGAAAACCTTACAAAAATTTTCGGCAGTTTTACTGCCGTTGATAATATTTCTTTTGAAGTTAAAAAAGGAGAAGTATATGGTTTTTTGGGTGCTAACGGCGCCGGAAAGACCACTACCATCCGCATTCTGTGCGGGCTGCTTGAACCCACAAAAGGTGATGCTATTGTGGCGGGATACAGTGTTAAAAAAGATACTGAAGAGATAAAAAAAAGGCTTGGGTATATGTCGCAGAAATTTGCCCTGTATACAAATCTTACAGCCGAAGAAAATATAGAATTTTACGGCGGTATTTACGGGATGAAAGAAAATGATATAAAAATCCGAAGCAAAGAGGTTATGCACCAGCTTGGGCTTGATGAAATGGCCGGCAGGCTTGTTTCCGGCATTGCCGGCGGCATAAGGCAGAGAATAGCCCTTGCCTGCGCGGTTGCGCACAGGCCTGAAATTGTTTTTCTTGACGAGCCCACCGCGGGCGTGGACCCTATCCTGCGCAGAAAGTTCTGGGAGATAATAGATAATATTTCAAAACAGGGGACCACCGTATTTGTAACCACCCATTACATGGACGAGGTGGAAAACTGCACCAGAATATCCCTTATGGACGGCGGAAAAATAATTGCCGAAGGTAATGTGCAGGAACTTAAAAATCACGCGTTTAAATCTCCGGTTTATGAAATGGAAACAGAGGACGTGGGCAAAGCATATAAACTTCTGGCCGGAGATACGGAAATTGGCGAAGTTTCAATGCACGGCGCGATGCTGCATGTTATTTCCGGGATTTCAATGGAAACCGTGCAGAATAAAATAAGCGGGCTTCTTAACAGGGCCGGGATTGTTCACGGCAGGCTGAATGTTTCACAGCCCACAATGGAAGACGTGTTTGTAAAACTGGTAAGAAAATAA
- a CDS encoding ABC transporter ATP-binding protein, producing MGSIVSVNNLKKSFGKVEAVSGCSFEINSGEIFGLIGPDGAGKTTTLRMLAGIMHQDSGECTVLGYGLPKESEGAKEQMGYMPQKFSLYTDLTVQENMEFFADIFSIDRITLAKRLEPLLKMTRLEPFKDRLAGNLSGGMKQKLALMCTLIHRPKLLILDEPTTGVDPVSRREFWEILQEIRTEGVTLIVSTPYMDEAEWCSRVGLMYAGKFLMSGSPLELKKSLKSSVYEVTGNSEKIKESAKGLASLEDLRPLGAHYRIVISDENDMNVFRQRIGTDARIIKAAVTIEDVFIEKIT from the coding sequence ATGGGAAGTATAGTATCTGTAAATAATTTGAAAAAGAGTTTTGGAAAAGTGGAAGCGGTGTCCGGATGTTCTTTTGAAATAAATTCCGGGGAAATTTTCGGGCTTATAGGCCCGGATGGCGCCGGCAAAACCACCACTCTTAGGATGCTTGCTGGTATTATGCATCAGGATTCAGGCGAATGTACTGTGCTGGGATATGGCCTTCCAAAAGAATCGGAGGGCGCCAAAGAGCAGATGGGTTATATGCCGCAGAAATTTTCTTTATATACAGATTTAACTGTTCAGGAAAATATGGAATTTTTTGCCGATATTTTCAGCATAGACAGGATTACGCTTGCTAAAAGGCTTGAACCTCTGCTGAAAATGACAAGGCTGGAACCGTTCAAAGACAGGCTTGCCGGAAATTTATCCGGGGGAATGAAACAAAAACTTGCTTTGATGTGCACGCTTATTCACAGGCCAAAGCTGCTAATACTTGACGAACCCACCACGGGCGTTGACCCGGTGTCGCGCAGGGAGTTCTGGGAAATACTTCAGGAAATAAGAACTGAAGGGGTGACATTAATAGTAAGCACTCCATATATGGATGAAGCAGAATGGTGTTCCAGAGTGGGGCTTATGTACGCCGGAAAGTTCTTAATGTCCGGAAGCCCGCTTGAATTGAAAAAAAGTTTAAAAAGTTCGGTTTATGAAGTTACGGGCAACAGTGAAAAAATAAAGGAGTCCGCGAAAGGGCTTGCTTCACTTGAAGATTTGCGCCCGCTTGGTGCTCATTACAGGATTGTTATAAGCGATGAAAATGATATGAATGTTTTCAGGCAGAGAATAGGCACTGACGCTCGAATAATAAAAGCAGCTGTGACAATTGAAGATGTATTCATAGAAAAAATCACTTAA
- a CDS encoding efflux RND transporter periplasmic adaptor subunit, which translates to MKKDTAVIIIALFISAIAGCSKPDVSISGSGTVEIKEVDVAPKISARVIKKIKDAGETVKAGETVAVLENTIVQAQRQGAYSAYNTAKASYDRLKELYASASVSKQQFEAAEAQYNQARAAYITADEMLKESQVKAPWDGVIMEVHVEEGELVSPNTPVFTLGDMNTAKVTIYMPLIDMSRVKLGSAALVKIDAYKDKVFKGSVSRISQDAEFTPKNVQTKDERVKQVFGVEITVKNDEGMLKPGIPADVIINL; encoded by the coding sequence ATGAAAAAAGATACAGCGGTTATAATTATTGCACTTTTTATATCTGCAATTGCGGGCTGTTCAAAACCGGACGTGTCCATATCAGGATCCGGAACTGTTGAAATAAAAGAGGTGGATGTTGCGCCTAAAATTTCAGCAAGGGTGATAAAAAAAATAAAGGATGCGGGCGAAACTGTAAAAGCAGGTGAAACAGTTGCCGTCCTTGAAAACACGATAGTGCAGGCGCAGCGTCAGGGTGCATATTCCGCCTATAATACCGCAAAAGCTTCCTATGACAGGTTAAAAGAGCTTTATGCTTCAGCTTCAGTTTCAAAACAGCAGTTTGAAGCCGCGGAAGCGCAGTATAACCAGGCAAGGGCGGCATACATTACGGCGGATGAAATGTTAAAAGAATCGCAGGTTAAGGCGCCGTGGGACGGGGTAATAATGGAAGTGCACGTTGAAGAAGGCGAACTTGTATCTCCAAATACTCCTGTTTTTACGCTGGGGGATATGAATACCGCGAAAGTTACCATATATATGCCTCTTATTGACATGAGCAGAGTAAAGCTGGGAAGCGCTGCTTTGGTTAAAATAGACGCGTATAAGGATAAAGTTTTTAAAGGAAGTGTTTCCCGTATATCACAGGACGCGGAATTTACTCCGAAAAATGTTCAGACAAAAGATGAAAGGGTAAAACAGGTGTTTGGCGTTGAAATAACCGTAAAGAATGATGAAGGTATGTTAAAGCCGGGAATACCGGCAGATGTAATTATCAACTTATAG